In the Paralichthys olivaceus isolate ysfri-2021 chromosome 17, ASM2471397v2, whole genome shotgun sequence genome, one interval contains:
- the LOC109629711 gene encoding streptococcal hemagglutinin-like isoform X1 yields the protein MPAPKRGPSPHEPQPKLRKLEEDGEALPSKAAPATINRALKTGNTLEKSAAPRTKKKLSTSEEEGDKSSKQSSPPMDPSKTISDPPVKKAKLLITTSASCGEAPSQFSKASLKRTASTDSDEELSSDGSKVNLFRERDDGEKARCIRQYSNRVKAKRMAEETSSDPQDTCQGLQSAPTVLIQMDHSYGRYSDLPNTQSTAEDNQNATKESAEAAVEPERHVQLDNAAQTESKETFVSVSGNANASIKPDCAVEGSKCEELNVEFQKLTDKEILPSSREALDSDTPAASCITSVAKENEKQVVESTKSKKDVDDKLVALSGETHFSVTGEINPSCEGEDQADKKTDSACRPVSVTDVSGETETKETTEIVSDGLNIKSKTEEVTEAASVSAEHRDVDSENSNSAPEEILVGNSNPENQTDLSVKIQVTFKEESKSVHVPDQVPDKITNSCDGVDKVVRKSEDKLKESERKVIELPSTQFVDGPGSFVEVQLSHDVTDRVSDSCREILTPDCEATHEQKQREVFADGVTVSKGETDTDMQTKITLEGASDSALRVATQNQEYHNVNDHATEIPAEGNDFSGMEKDKEMNFESAPAPQCQIKMDLSASGTSEISNPVKTIETQSQKTVEIQNQEKQKSKEFTSDVHGDTETEKMAKEDDKGSARTSESQNKMEMHSVRTSKISNPTLALEVKRQESPGVSERTTDMSDKVHSHPFSNSQSSEDDDRVDAECVAAPENQTEVQIQTEELSDPASTVQIQNQPSQKFGEPTTDVNHTFHEKLKVENSQFVENENWTDFEPVAASESQIEMEIQTTSEISDSAPSVEIQKTISTSEEKSNSSPAVEIKSHEVSASDESTEVHENLMIENHQHITKEDEMNFESVAAPDNQIRPVIQSTSTSEILNPASLEVREIPKSQNEVDMETIARSEICNTSPAVGIQDQKIDVSGEWETAPENQVKMETQVTSTSEISIPAPKVENINPESQEVSGPARDTSERIQGLKIPQNKCSENQNKVIEAYVRATEDPKETEIQISAAPEEISTPTTAAQTQNQEVSELATDIEDAITAWAECKENKEEVINVCVSAAKNKREMDAEATATPEDVSDSGSIYRESQEVSELITDTVVQKETASCWNKENKDKITSQSVYAPEVQTKMETTAAPEDISVPAPVAEQQDFRPEEATEHTADLSSTIHQPPPVTNLENKENVPGMESSAEVVQKEMDVINGSMETADSALQEEMGRQMINEAKGEAAVIPCDKADKTVNSIEGQGEGTGSNEVIVFVCEQPHDVDVVIEASEEQVKTFNQPEVQAQENQIVYEPISSPESNDERETSTASERHHGVSLLDIQNTETQQITADASTSEENKICDPQVEAEENVTEQMCVFGSQAAAAAVDMEVQSVSASETSLIAQLEPSDVDVRQVAVISSSDDISTPDGQSEDAAQKSVFSECISASEFSDQVQEDARFEEAEDVTVTTTTASTETEVPDSTSEEYVILEPVPESEIPFDIVTQAVAESGLTSSLSEEVNPDSVLVGKEENLLNSSQQPNDNSSDPSQQPSCDLMDVSTSETDMVNSHAQRTNEDGDAVVIENADGNLDLQEVQILEDIEIGREIVVAEEENEEDSDITIIEKPQATPQAVPPKQADEKVNEKNKEDGSNLKQNNSAGEKVEEDKMAQEEEKPKKQEMNTQARTKARLAALAEQKAAASKRAANRQQLNLLALCHEIAEDIATDSMLLKRIEEEKQAAAAAAAKAEATKKESPSVNTQSPDTINVATPAGPEACSASATPAAEAPEPQPSTPDSAEAKPAAEPQKRRFFITQISVPLKAHEKKKLTRYQRLRQVELQREKMSWARVKKLKSDQANQMFSDMDWQAPLSVTSPFPKFPVTTTPPPAASPSKTAPTSPATTSKPSTPKAEVPKVETPKVEPIKTEPTKTETPKSAPTKAETSKTAPTKIEPTKPEASKAEPPINETRRVTRQRKAQASEMTPAPGPAPKVTRSAGKRSLPAVPPPMPNGLNSQKSKPEVEYKPYRPRPKYSFDDFELDDDPLPVAPTKTNPALRPLQQTRPSLPSNTAAQSKSAVQSKPTVSSQSANQVKLKAQTAPAAQISGQSKPSVAAASHLKPATSTTPQSKPAAARTPQSKATSAATTDSSKAVSFTKAQLKSPVTTTPQSNAAASSQLKSTAGGSAAQLKPSTSTTFQPAVPTTSETKPDVSKTDAASTSQETSNPASSEDGKCKDTADSLSSIPTSSSEESQKVSDGTQQCEQKPEVTDADPSPENKAETSRTTEKASEEPCHDRVMKQQDGGTPLSDACLQREVKKLKEADKDGTQTVIDAGQKHFGAVACSVCGMLYSAANPEDESQHLLFHNQFISAVKYVGWKKERILGEYPDGKIILVLPDDPKYALKKVEEIREMVDNDLGFQQVETKCPSQTKTFLFISNDKKVTGCLIAEHIQEGYRVIEEPVPEGSEGEKVMFERQRAWCCSTTPEPAICGISRIWVVNMMRRLGIASRMLECLRNNFIFGSYLRKDEIAFSDPTPDGKLFATNYFGTSQFLVYNFVSGQHSPKPKTDTV from the exons ATGCCGGCCCCAAAGAGAGGACCATCTCCTCATGAACCGCAGCCCAAGTTGAGGAAGTTGGAAGAGGATGGGGAGGCTCTGCCATCCAAAGCTGCACCAGCCACCATTAATAGAGCTCTTAAAACGGGAAATACGCTAGAAAAGTCAGCAGCCCCCCGGACTAAGAAAAAACTGTCTACttcagaggaagagggagataAGTCATCAAAACAGAGTTCCCCTCCGATGGATCCCAGCAAAACCATTTCTGACCCGCCTGTCAAAAAAGCCAAGCTCCTGATCACCACAAGTGCCTCCTGCGGAGAAGCTCCGTCGCAGTTCTCCAAAGCCTCCCTGAAGCGAACAGCCTCCACAGACTCAGACGAGGAGCTGAGCAGCGATGGCAGTAAGGTCAACCTCTTCAGAGAGAGGGACGACGGCGAAAAGGCCCGCTGCATCAGACAATATTCAAACCGAGTCAAAGCAAAGCGCATGGCTGAGGAGACGTCTTCTGACCCGCAGGACACATGCCAGGGGTTGCAATCTGCACCTACAGTGCTTATACAGATGGACCACAGTTATGGTAGATACTCAGATTTGCCAAATACTCAAAGCACGGCTGAGGATAATCAGAATGCAACAAAAGAATCAGCAGAGGCTGCTGTTGAACCCGAGAGACATGTGCAGTTGGATAATGCGGCACAAACAGAGTCAAAGGAAACTTTTGTTTCTGTATCAGGTAATGCTAATGCTAGTATCAAACCTGACTGTGCAGTTGAAGGAAGTAAATGTGAGGAATTAAATGTAGAATTTCAAAAGCTCACAGATAAGGAAATACTACCGTCATCTAGAGAAGCACTAGACTCTGATACTCCAGCTGCATCTTGCATTACATCTGTGGCCAAGGAGAATGAGAAACAGGTTGTTGAGTCGACTAAAAGTAAAAAGGATGTAGATGATAAACTAGTAGCACTGTCAGgggaaacacatttttctgttaCTGGAGAGATTAATCCAAGCTGTGAAGGTGAAGACCAGGCAGATAAAAAGACTGACTCGGCATGCAGACCAGTAAGTGTGACAGATGTGAGCggtgaaactgaaacaaaggAGACCACAGAGATAGTTTCTGATGGACTGAATATCAAATCTAAAACTGAGGAAGTGACTGAAGCAGCCAGCGTCTCTGCAGAGCATAGAGATGTAGATTCAGAAAACTCAAACTCTGCACCAGAAGAGATCCTAGTGGGAAATAGTAATCCAGAGAATCAAACAGACCTCAGTGTCAAAATTCAAGTTACTTTTAAGGAGGAATCAAAATCTGTCCACGTGCCGGACCAAGTGCCAGATAAAATTACCAATTCTTGTGATGGTGTAGACAAAGTTGTGAGAAAGTCCGAAGACAAgcttaaagaaagtgaaagaaaagtaaTTGAACTCCCGTCGACTCAGTTTGTTGATGGTCCTGGGTCTTTTGTTGAGGTACAGCTGAGTCATGACGTGACagacagggtgagtgacagctGTAGGGAAATATTGACACCTGATTGTGAGGCGACGCAtgagcaaaaacaaagagaggtgTTCGCTGATGGTGTCACAGTCTCAAAGGGTGAGACAGACACGGACATGCAGACTAAAATAACATTAGAGGGGGCGTCTGACTCAGCTCTGAGAGTGGCTACACAAAACCAGGAATACCACAACGTTAATGACCATGCTACAGAGATACCTGCTGAAGGGAACGACTTCTCCGGTATGGAAAAAGACAAGGAGATGAACTTTGAGAGTGCCCCTGCACCTCAGTGTCAAATCAAAATGGATTTATCGGCTTCCGGAACATCAGAGATTTCTAATCCAGTGAAAACAATTGAAACCCAAAGCCAAAAAACGGTGGAAATACAGAATCAGGAAAAGCAAAAGAGCAAAGAATTTACTTCAGACGTTCATGGAgatactgaaactgaaaaaatggCAAAAGAAGACGACAAGGGCTCTGCTAGAACCTCTGAGAgtcaaaacaaaatggaaatgcaTTCTGTAAGAACATCAAAGATTTCTAATCCAACATTGGCACTGGAAGTGAAACGGCAGGAGAGCCCAGGGGTGAGTGAACGCACCACAGACATGTCTGATAAAGTACATTCACATCCATTTTCAAATAGTCAGAGCTCAGAGGATGATGACAGGGTTGATGCTGAATGTGTTGCTGCACCAGAGAATCAAACAGAAGTGCAAATTCAGACAGAGGAGCTTTCTGACCCAGCATCTACAGTGCAAATACAAAACCAGCCAAGTCAGAAGTTCGGTGAACCCACCACAGACGTGAATCATACATTTCACGAGAAGCTGAAGGTTGAAAATTCTCAgtttgttgaaaatgaaaactggaCAGACTTTGAACCTGTGGCTGCATCAGAGAGTCAAATTGAAATGGAAATCCAGACGACATCAGAGATTTCTGACTCTGCCCCTTCAGtggaaatacaaaaaacaatttcaacatCAGAGGAGAAATCTAACTCATCACCTGCAGTGGAAATTAAAAGCCATGAAGTCAGTGCTTCAGACGAATCTACAGAGGTTCATGAAAACCTGATGATTGAAAATCATCAACACATCACAAAAGAGGATGAGATGAACTTTGAATCTGTGGCTGCACCAGATAATCAAATCAGACCGGTAATACAGTCGACATCAACGTCTGAGATTTTAAACCCAGCCTCTTTAGAAGTAAGAGAAATTCCAAAAAGCCAAAATGAAGTGGATATGGAGACAATTGCAAGATCGGAGATTTGTAACACATCACCTGCAGTAGGAATTCAAGACCAGAAGATTGACGTATCTGGAGAATGGGAGACTGCACCAGAGAATCAAGTCAAAATGGAAACGCAGGTTACCTCAACCTCAGAGATTTCTATTCCAGCACCTAAAGTAGAAAATATAAATCCGGAAAGCCAAGAAGTGTCTGGACCTGCAAGAGACACATCTGAAAGGATTCAAGGTCTAAAGATTCCCCAAAACAAGTGTAGTGAAAACCAGAACAAGGTTATTGAAGCGTACGTCAGAGCTACTGAGGACCCGAAAGAAACTGAAATTCAGATATCAGCAGCACCAGAGGAGATATCTACTCCAacaactgcagcacagacacaaaatcaGGAGGTCAGTGAACTTGCCACAGACATTGAAGATGCTATCACTGCTTGGGCTGAGTGTAAGGAAAACAAGGAAGAGgtaatcaatgtgtgtgttagtgctgCTAAGAATAAAAGGGAAATGGATGCAGAAGCAACAGCAACACCAGAGGATGTTTCTGATTCAGGATCTATCTACCGGGAAAGCCAGGAGGTCAGTGAATTAATCACAGACACTGTCGTTCAGAAAGAGACTGCAAGTTGttggaataaagaaaataaagacaagatAACTTCTCAGTCTGTTTATGCTCCAGAAGTTCAGACAAAGATGGAAACGACTGCAGCGCCTGAAGATATTTCTGTTCCGGCACCTGTAGCAGAGCAGCAGGACTTTAGGCCGGAGGAAGCCACTGAACACACTGCAGACTTATCAAGCACAATTCACCAACCTCCTCCTGTGACTAatttggaaaataaagaaaatgtgccTGGGATGGAGTCTAGTGCTGAAGTCGTCCAAAAGGAGATGGATGTAATAAATGGATCAATGGAAACTGCAGATTCTGCCTTACAAGAGGAAATGGGGAGGCAAATGATTAATGAGGCCAAAGGCGAGGCTGCAGTAATTCCTTGTGATAAGGCTGACAAAACAGTAAATAGTATTGAAGGACAGGGCGAAGGAACTGGGAGTAATGaagtaattgtttttgtttgtgagcagccaCACGACGTTGATGTTGTAATTGAGGCATCAGAAGAGCAGGTCAAGACTTTTAATCAGCCGGAGGTTCAGGCTCAGGAAAACCAGATAGTGTACGAACCCATCAGCAGTCCAGAAAGTAAtgacgagagagagacatctACAGCTTCAGAGAGGCATCATGGTGTGTCTTTACTGGATATACAGAACACAGAGACCCAGCAAATCACTGCAGATGCATCGACtagtgaagaaaacaaaatctgTGACCCACAAGTGGAAGCTGAAGAAAATGTTACAGAACAAATGTGCGTATTTGGCagtcaagcagcagcagcagcagtggatatGGAAGTACAAAGCGTGAGTGCGTCAGAAACTTCTCTAATTGCACAGTTGGAGCCGAGTGATGTGGATGTGAGACAAGTTGCAGTGATAAGCTCAAGCGATGATATCAGCACGCCAGATGGCCAGTCAGAAGATGCAGCACAAAAAAGTGTCTTTTCAGAGTGCATCAGTGCCTCTGAGTTTTCAGACCAGGTGCAGGAGGATGCTAGATTTGAGGAGGCTGaagatgtcacagtgacaacGACTACAGCCTCCACTGAAACTGAGGTACCAGATAGTACATCTGAGGAGTATGTGATCTTAGAGCCAGTACCAGAGAGTGAAATTCCCTTTGATATTGTCACCCAGGCGGTGGCTGAATCAGGTTTGACCTCCTCGCTTTCAGAAGAGGTGAATCCAGACAGTGTATTAGTGGGTAAAGAGGAAAATCTTTTAAATAGTTCCCAGCAACCCAATGATAACAGTTCTGACCCTTCCCAGCAGCCATCATGTGACCTGATGGATGTTAGTACCTCAGAGACAGACATGGTGAACTCTCATGCTCAACGCACTAATGAAGACGGTGATGCTGTGGTAATAGAGAACGCCGATGGTAATTTGGATCTACAAGAAGTGCAGATTCTAGAGGATATAGAGATCGGTCGTGAGATTGTGGTagcagaggaagagaatgaGGAAGACAGTGACATCACAATAATAGAAAAACCCCAGGCAACACCTCAGGCTGTCCCTCCTAAACAGGCCGATGAAAAGgttaatgagaaaaacaaagaagacgGGTCCAACCTAAAGCAAAACAACTCAGCTGGTGAGAAGGTCGAAGAGGATAAAATGgcacaggaggaagaaaaacccAAGAAGCAAGAAATGAATACACAAGCCAGAACCAAAGCTCGCCTGGCGGCTTTGGCTGAGCAAAAGGCGGCAGCGTCGAAGAGAGCGGCAAACAGACAACAGCTCAACCTCTTAGCTCTATGTCACGAAATAGCAGAGGACATCGCCACAGACAGCATGCTACTGAAGAGGattgaggaggaaaaacaagctgcagcgGCAGCAGCCGCCAAGGCTGAAGCCACCAAGAAGGAAAGTCCATCAGTTAATACGCAGAGTCCAGATACGATTAATGTTGCAACTCCTGCCGGACCAGAAGCATGCTCAGCTTCGGCAACCCCTGCTGCAGAGGCACCTGAACCTCAGCCCTCAACACCTGACTCAGCTGAGGCCAAGCCTGCAGCAGAGCCTCAGAAGAGACGCTTCTTCATCACACAAATATCAGTACCACTGAAAGCCCACGAGAAAAAGAAGCTAACGAGATATCAAAGACTGAGACAGGTGgaactgcagagagaaaagatgtCCTGGGCTCGCGTCAAGAAACTGAAGTCTGACCAGGCGAaccagatgttttcagacatggattGGCAAGCACCCCTCTCTGTCACCTCTCCATTTCCAAAGTTTCCTGTGACCACGactcctccacctgcagccaGTCCATCAAAAACAGCTCCCACAAGTCCCGCCACAACAAGCAAACCTTCTACACCCAAGGCAGAAGTGCCCAAGGTGGAGACTCCTAAAGTGGAACCCATCAAAACAGAACCCACAAAGACAGAAACCCCCAAATCTGCACCCACTAAGGCAGAAACATCCAAAACTGCTCCCACTAAAATTGAACCTACTAAACCTGAGGCCTCTAAAGCTGAACCTCCTATTAATGAAACCCGTAGAGTTACAAGGCAAAGAAAGGCTCAAGCTTCTGAAATGACTCCTGCTCCAGGGCCGGCCCCTAAAGTGACAAGATCTGCAGGGAAGAGGAGCCTCCCAGCAGTACCTCCTCCCATGCCCAACGGACTTAATTCTCAAAAATCGAAGCCTGAGGTTGAGTACAAGCCATACAGACCCCGGCCCAAGTATTCTTTTGATGACTTTGAATTAGATGATGACCCATTACCAGTAGCTCCGACAAAGACCAATCCCGCACTGAGGCCCTTACAACAAACACGACCCAGTCTTCCGTCAAACACTGCAGCTCAATCTAAATCTGCAGTTCAGTCAAAGCCCACAGTTTCATCACAATCTGCCAACCAGGTTAAACTCAAAGCTCAAACCGCACCTGCTGCACAGATCTCAGGTCAGTCAAAGCCCAGTGTTGCAGCTGCATCTCATTTAAAACCTGCCACTTCTACCACTCCACAAtcaaaacctgctgctgcaagAACCCCCCAGTCGAAGGCCACATCTGCAGCTACAACAGATTCATCAAAAGCTGTTTCCTTCACCAAAGCTCAATTGAAGTCTCCTGTCACGACGACCCCACAGTCAaatgcagctgcttcctctcagTTAAAGTCCACTGCTGGTGGAAGTGCAGCTCAGTTAAAGCCGTCAACTTCGACTACGTTTCAACCTGCTGTTCCGACCACATCTGAGACCAAACCTGATGTTTCTAAGACTGATGCTGCTTCAACGTCTCAGGAAACCTCAAATCCAGCATCATCAGAAGATGGCAAATGCAAG GATACAGCTGATTCACTTTCCTCaattcccacctcctcctctgaggaGAGCCAGAAAGTGTCTGATGGAACACAACAGTGTGAACAGAAGCCCGAGg TCACTGACGCTGATCCTTCTCCAGAGAATAAGGCAGAAACATCCAGGACGACAGAGAAGGCTTCGGAAGAACCTTGTCACGA cAGAGTTATGAAGCAACAAGATGGTGGGACTCCCCTCTCTGATGCTTGTCTGCAAAGAGAAGTCAAGAAACTGAAAGAGGCAGACAAAGATGGCACCCAGACTGTGATT GATGCCGGACAGAAGCACTTTGGAGCAGTggcctgcagtgtgtgtgggatgCTCTACTCTGCTGCCaacccagaggatgaatctcaGCATTTACTCTTCCACAATCAGTTCATCAGCGCTGTCAAATATGTG GgatggaaaaaagagaggattCTGGGAGAGTATCCTGATGGCAAGATCATTCTCGTCCTGCCAGATGATCCTAAATATGCCCTGAAGAAG GTCGAGGAGATCAGGGAGATGGTGGACAATGACCTCGGCTTCCAGCAGGTGGAGACCAAGTGCCCCTCTCAGACCAAAACCTTCCTCTTTATTTCCAATGACAAGAAGGTGACTGGATGCCTCATAGCAGAGCACATACAAGAG GGGTACCGGGTGATCGAGGAGCCCGTCCCGGAGGgttcagagggagagaaggtgaTGTTTGAACGTCAGAGAGCTTGGTGTTGCTCCACCACGCCAGAGCCGGCGATCTGTGGCATCAGCCGCATCTGGGTCGTCAACATGATGAGACGCCTGGGCATCGCTTCACGTATGCTGGAGTGTCTGAG GAACAACTTCATATTCGGTTCCTACCTGCGCAAAGATGAGATCGCTTTCTCCGACCCCACCCCTGATGGAAAACTCTTTGCCACAAATTATTTTGGCACTTCTCAGTTTTTGGTTTATAACTTTGTGAGTGGACAACACTCGCCCAAACCCAAAACTGACACAGTATGA